A region of the Pseudomonas silesiensis genome:
GAATGAAGAGCTCGGGCCGCTGGAGAACTTCATCTTGCCAGGTGGCTCGGCGTTGATAGCCCAGGCCCATGTCTGCCGCAGCCTGGCGCGCACGGCCGAGCGGCGGTGTCAGCAGTTGAATGCGGTCGAGCCGTTGGCCGGCGTCGGGCTGGCCTATATCAATCGGTTGTCGGATTTGTTGTTTGTGGTGGCGAGGTTGATTGCGAAGCGGCAGGGGGTGGCGGAAATCCTTTGGCAGCCCGCGGCGAAACCAGGGGGTTTAGTCGACGCCTGACAGGCCGCCATCGCGAGCAAGCTCGCTCCCACAGTGGATCGCATTTCTTCAGGAAGAACTCGGTCCACTGTGGGAGCGAGCTTGCTCGCGATGAGGCCGGCAGCCTCACAGCAGGATCAAGCCCCAGGCCAGAACGCCCGAATCCCCGCCACACCCTGCGCCCCGGCTTCCCAGGCTTTCTGTTGCTCCGCGGGGCCAACACCACCGAGCAAGAACACCGGCCTGCTGAAACCTTCGATCAACGCCGAGGCCTGTTCCCAACCCAACGGCAGTGCATCCGGATGGGTCATGGTCGGCTGCACCGGCGACAGGGTCACAAAGTCCACCCCCATCTGTTCGGCCAACGCCAGTTCTTCAGCGTCATGGCATGACGCCGCCAACCAGCGCGATGCCGGTAGCGGGCGGCCCGCCGCCGCGTACTTGCGCAGTTGCTTTGAGGTGATGTGCCAGCCGGCAGACGGAAAATCGCCCAGCCATTCGAACGGCCCCTTGATCATCAACTGCGCCTTGCCGGCACAGAGCCCTGCAGCATCTACCGCCAGATCGCGGTACTTCGGATCGTAGCCGTTGGGTGCCCGCAGCTGGATCAGCTTGATGCCGCTCGCAATGGCTTTCTGG
Encoded here:
- a CDS encoding Nudix family hydrolase, with translation MKRVHVAAAVIRDSSGKILIARRADTQHQGGLWEFPGGKVEDDESVEIALARELHEELGIVVSVARPLIKVRHDYPDKQVLLDVWEVSGFSGEPHGAEGQPLEWVAPRDLPNYEFPAANQPIVAAARLPAQYLITPENLETPALLRGIQKAIASGIKLIQLRAPNGYDPKYRDLAVDAAGLCAGKAQLMIKGPFEWLGDFPSAGWHITSKQLRKYAAAGRPLPASRWLAASCHDAEELALAEQMGVDFVTLSPVQPTMTHPDALPLGWEQASALIEGFSRPVFLLGGVGPAEQQKAWEAGAQGVAGIRAFWPGA